The genomic DNA ATACATGAGGGTGTCGTAGCACAAGTTTTTCCGCTACGTCCTTTGCCACTTCTTCCAAACCGAATGCACCTCTTTCGGATGCGATTTGAGAATGAAGAACCACTTGGAATAATAGATCTCCCAATTCTTCCTTAGTGTGTTCGTCGTTGCCTTTGAGTATTGCCTCTACTACCTCTTGGGATTCTTCTATTAGATAAGGCACTAGGGTAGAATGTGTCTGCTCTCTATCCCAAGGACAACCTTCCGGACTTCTAAGTTTAGAAGTTATGTCTTGGAGAAATGCCATCGAGTTCGGATAGTCTTTCGGGTCGGGAGCTTTCATTAAGTACTAGGCTTGATTTTCGATTCCGAATTCCCAGCCTTTTTCCCGGAAATGAAGATTGACTGGGGGATTTATCCTCTCATCCTATCCGAAAATCCCTGTTTAAACCTAAGTACTTTTCAATTAAGAGTGCTTATGCTAAAATCGGGTAAAAAGGATACCAGAAAGAACATGTCACTATCTAAAAATTTGGTAGCTTTCGCATTACTCGTACTTGCGGTTCTCAGTCGTTTTCTTCCTCACTTACCGAACTTTACTCCGGTATTGGCGATTTCCATTTTCGGCGGAGTGTATCTCTCTAACCGTTGGTTAGCGATCGCTCTTCCTCTCGGAATTATGCTGATCAGCGACCTGGTGATCGGTCTTCACGATATGATCCCGGTAGTTTACGGGTTATTTGTTGTGTATGCAATCGTAGGAATGAAGATCAAAGATCGTTTAGGCCTTGGATCTCTGGCGATTGCTGGTCTTGCAGGTTCTGTTTCATTCTTCGTGATCACAAACTTTTTCGTTTGGTTGACTTCCGGAATGTATACTTTCAACGCACAAGGATTAGTAGAATGTTATATTGCCGCGATTCCTTTTTTCAAATATAGCTTGCTCGGAGATTTCGCTTATATTTCCGTTCTGTTCGGTTCCTATTATCTATTGGAAAAGAACGGATTTGTTGCTTCTACCCAAGCAGCTTAATTTCCTTTAATTGAAGCGCCGCACTTCAGGCGGCGCTTTCTATTCTTCTATCTTCTTAAATAGTCAAAGTTAAACTTAGATAAATTCCATAGAATTTATCATGTACTTCTTTTTGTAAGGCCGAGCCTGTAGAGATTTGATCTAAAGGTTTGGAAACCTGATTTAGAAATAGTGCATCACCCGGTGCTCCAGGAAAAACATTTCCATTATAATTATAACCGGAAACTTTAGAGATCAATTCCGTATATTGGAATCCTAAAGTATATTTTAACCAACGACTTCTGAGTAAGGAGAGACCAAAATCGATCTCATAACCGGTTCTACTGAGCACGTTTTCTTTTAGTCCGCCTGGAGGAGCAGTGTCTAAAATATAAGGTCCGGTGATCCCGTTCAGAACACCTTGTGTGTTTCTATTATAATGTCCTAATGTTCTGAAATAATCTGCCTTAAAGTGTCCTAATAAGAATGCGTTGAAATTTTTGAAGATCCGAACTCCGATTTGAGGGCCTAAGCCTCCCGCTTTTTCTTCCGATTTTCCGAATCCATAATTCCCAGGAATCACTCCATATTCGCTGGAGATAATATCTAAATTTCTTGCTCCTACTGCGACGCCGATCCTTCCGGTTGCGGTTTGCATATACCAAGCAAAGTTTAAAGAATAATCTAATCTTCTGTATTGAACTGAATGGTATTGGACCGGAGCAAGTGCGGACAATATGGAAGCGGTATCCACAGTTGTATAAGAAGGTCTGATCTTTAGATCTAAATAATTGAATTCTATCCCGAAAGTTTTGGCAGTATTCAAATAAGACAGTTTGATTGGAAATGCAGTCTTAGTATTTCCTTGGGGACTAGAATAACTAGTGATACTGTCATTTAACAAGTTCGGATTTACACCTGCACCTGCAGCAGTAGTTTGCGCGTTTTGATAAGCTCCTGATGCTGATAGGATCGTGTTGTAGTTATTCACTCCAATATTCTTTTGCCTGGCTAAAACCTCGGATTCCCAAGTGGATTGTAATGCTGCAAATTGGATATCAAAGGTAGGTCGGTTATAAGGTTTGGACAATTCTTGATCGTGAAGTTCGTTTCGAACATCAGCTGCTTGTTTTCTCTTTTCTGCGGCTAGTAATGCGAGCCTTCTTCTTTCTGCTTGGACCTGGGATTTGCCGGCTTGGTATTCCAGTTCGTCTGCTTCTTTTTCCAAGGCTTCCGGATCCGGTAATTTGCCCTGAGAATATACTGGGTTGGAAACGAATAGAAAGATGCCAATAAATATGGATGCGGAAAGTTTCAGGAAAGTCTGCAAGGTATGCCTCTAAGTATTTCTCGTAGCTTTGTAAACGGAAAGACTAAGTATCTTGGACGCAAGACTCCAATTCTTTTTTATAGGAAGAATGAAAAAAGGGAGGAAGTATTTTCCTAAAATCGAAAGTTTTGAGGTATGGTTTTCGACTTTTCGGACGAATACAAAGAGACCATCCAAAATATTCTTTCGGAACGGTTCTCCCAAGTTTCTAAAATCTATGAACTAAAGGCCAGATCCAAGGGAGAACGGAAATTTCTTGAGTTCAGATTGGAATTCAATAAGGACATTCATCCTTTAGAATATCCAAAGATCTTGGAATCTTTACTAGACGATCTAAAACAAGAATTCCCTTATACGGAAATTATCATTTATCCAAACCAAAGATAGATCCAAAATCTTTCCTTAGATCTGGTTCTTCTTCCAAATCAGGTTGCCAAACCTAATTCAAAATCGATCCTGACTCAGATGAAACCAGCCATTTGCGTATTCTGCGGTTCCAGACCTGGTAAGGAACCTCGTTATCTCCAAGCCGCAGTATTCTTAGGTCACTTAATGGCCTCAGAAGGAGTAGGGCTGGTGTACGGAGGCGCTACCTCCGGTTTGATGGGAGCGGTTGCCGATTCCGTTTTAGAAAAAGGCGGGTCTGTGATCGGGGTTCTTCCTGAATTCCTTTCCAGTAAAGAAATTGCTCATAAAGAAATTACGGAACTGATATTAGTTCCAACTATGCATGAAAGAAAACTCCTAATGTACGAAAAGTCCATCGCGTTCATTGCATTACCGGGAGGGATCGGAACTTTAGAGGAATTAGTGGAAGTAACTTCTTGGAATCAGCTTGGAGTTCTTTCCAAACCGATCGGAATACTGAATGTAAACGGATTCTTCGATCCTCTTTTACAACAATTGGATCATATGGTAGAGGAAGGTTTCTTGGATTCTCAAACCAGAGAATGGATAGAAGTTAGCGCAGATCCGGAAGAACTTTTCGAAAAGATCATCAAAAGAAGTAGGATCTAATTATTTTCCTTCTTCCGGATTCAGGAATTGTTTAAATATCTGATGGAGTGCAGGACTTTCAGAAGCTTCTGCAAGAGCTAAAGGAGAATTTCCTTCCTTATCCGTAGAATAAGGAGAAGCTCCATTCTTCACTAATAGTTCGATCAGATCTGTTTTTCCGGATTTTACTGCGAGAAGCAATGGAGTGCGGCCGAGCATGTCGCGGACTTCTGCCTCGTAACCATTACTTAGTATTTTTTCCACTGTATCTGTTTTCCCTTCGGAAGAAGCTCTGAACAATAAAGTGATCGTGGCCTTATTGATTACTTTGAGAGTATGATGGAATTTCATTCTGTCAGCTTCTTCTTTGGCTGTTTTACCGCTTAGGTTTCTGGCCAAGGGATCTGCGCCAAGATTTAGTAATCTTTCCAAACACTCTACGCTATCGTATAACGCGGAAAGAAGAAGAGGTGTATTTCCGTCTTGGTCCTTATTCTCCATTAAAGAACGAACTTCTTTGTTCTCTGAGAATAGATCTAATATTTCATAATCATTATGTAATGCTGTGAGATGAAGAATTGTCCGGCCTTCGGAGTTTTTCTTTTTAGGATCTGCACCTTTTGAAACCAGATATTCCGCTATCTCTAAATGGCCCATGTCCACTGCGAGTAGAAGAGGGGAGTAACCTTCTCCATTTCTGGATTCTATATCCGGAGGATGATTTGGTAGATCGAATAGGATCTCTACTAATTCTAATGTTCCGGAACTAATCGCTCTTGTTAATGGAGTATTTCCATCCATGTCCCTGAGTTCAGGATCTGCACCGTAATCCAAAAGTATGGTAGTAAGTTCTGCATTTTCGGATTCCAATGCGAGAAGTAGAGCAGTCTCTCCTCTGGAGCTTGTCTCATTCGGGTCGGAGCCGTATTCTACTAATAGATTTGTGGCTTCTTTATTTCCTTCTTTGATGGCCCAGTACAAAAGTCCGCAGCCGTACGAATCTCTGAGTTCAGGAAATTCTTCTGCGAAACCATCTCTTGTTGCAGCCTCAGATAATAAGGCGCGAAGGGTTCCGTTGTTTCCTGTTTTTACTGCCCGAAAAAGATCGTTCCAGTCCACGCCTGATTCTCCAGGAGGTAATACAATCCCAAGGTCGTTAGAAAAGAAAGCGGTATTCCAATTCCGACTAGGGAAACGGCGAGCCTAGGTGCAAGTCCCCATTCTGCTGCAAGAAGACTTCCTGTAATCATGGGAGCCATTGCGGATTCCAAAACCAGTATCTTAAAGTTTCTGAAAAAATCTGCGCTTACATTCTTCTCTGAATAATGGAAGAATGTTCCGAAACATAGCCAAACCAAGATGGGGCCGATGATAAGTTTAAATATTAAGCCGAATAACAAAGGAATTCTGATCCTAAAAGAATTATCTGATTCTCTTTTGGGATTTTCGGCATTTGGTTCTTCAGAATTGATTCGAATGGTTCCAGGAAGTTGGTATCCGACTGAAAAAAGAGCCAACGGGATCAGCGTGTCTCCAATCCTTGCGATTGCGGATTCAAGTTCCGGAGGAACTGAAATTGGACGAGAGGCCATAGATACCAATAACGCGATAAAGGGAGGGAATGTGAATAATGTCTTCCAAAGTGAGGACTTGGTTTCCGAAGATCGGAGAGCATGCTTTGCTTTGGTTCCTAAATAAGTTCCAGGAATGGCAAGAGTGAGAAATGTTCCGAGTTGGTCTATGATCAAAACCGTAGGAAGTCCCTCTTTTGAATAATAGGATTCTATCAGAGGAATTCCCAGAAAGGAAGTGTTTCCGAGTCCTGCAGAAAGGCAAAGACATACGATCGTGCTTTCTTTCCAGTTCAGTAGTTTTCCAAAAAAGCTGAAAAATAAAAATCCGAATCCGAATAACACCCAAGGCATGGATGCGAATGCTAAGAAGTTCCCATCCAGAGAGGCATGACGCAGCGGTCCGAACTCCATACAAGGAAGGGAAACAGAAATGATAAATGAATTGATAACCTTATGTGAATCGGAAGGAAACTTTCCTTTGGTCCGGATCAGTATCCCGAACAGAAAGCAAAGTCCGATTACTATAAAATTAGACATGGATCGATCCTTTTCACCCGAGATCGAATTTAGGTCAAGGAAGGATTTGCAGGGATCTTTCTCCGATCTCTTTTTCTTCTATATAAAATTTGATCTTATACATTCCTGCGCTTAGAACCGGCTGAATTTCCCAGGCTTCGAAATTGATCCCGCCAGGGATTTTTTCCTGAAAAGTAAAACTTGCCTTTTTAGTTTTTAAGGAGATGAATTCCGCCTTAAAAGTGTAAGGCCCGGATTTATAGATCGGAATGGAAAGATAGAATTTCTTTTTAGTTTGTAGCTTGCCAGGACAAGAAGCCACCTTATCCGGATCTGGAATAGAATGACTGATACAGAATTCTTCTAGATTTGTGATCGGAAAGCCGGGGGGAGCTTTTCCGTCCGGGGTCCAGTAAGCATTTTCCTCGCTTAAATATTCTTTTTCTTCCGATTCTGTTTTGAATAAGGTAGCGAAACTTTTTTTCTTACGATTCTCTTCGGGTTTATATACTTCGAAATGTAGATGAGGTCCTGTGCTGAATCCTGTGTCCCCTGAGAGTCCTATTTTTTGTCCTGCGATTACTTTTTCTCCAGGTTTTACGAATACGCCTTTAGATTTTAAATGTCCATAAATTGCGACTGTTCCATCCGAATGTTCTATCACGATCCGGTTTGCTTTATCTATGAGTTTAGGGTCTCTTCTTCCTTCCGTAAATTTATCTTCTGTTTCTACTACGATCCCGTCTCTGGCTGCTAAAAGTGGAGTTCCTTCCGGAAGAACAAAATCCAGAGAATATGCGCCTCCTCCTTTGTGTTCTTCTCCACTATTATAACCTACTGAGATCCAAGATTTTCCTTCATAAGGAAGAGTGTATACATACGTTTCGTCATGCTTTGCGGATAAGTCTCCGTAATACGCCACTGCCAACACTGCTATGGAAGTAGGAGCTTCCATATTCTCTTTCTTTTTAAAGGTCAGTACCTTCTTCTTTTCCGAATCGTTTAATACGAAAGAGATCGGGCTTTGAGGTTCAGTTTCTATATTAGAACCTTCGATTGAGGTATATACAGTGATATGAGTTCCTGGAATTAGGTTTTTGGCTTGAAGATAAACAGAAGTTTCTTCGTTTTCCGTTTCTATAAAAGAACAGATA from Leptospira hartskeerlii includes the following:
- a CDS encoding ankyrin repeat domain-containing protein translates to MDWNDLFRAVKTGNNGTLRALLSEAATRDGFAEEFPELRDSYGCGLLYWAIKEGNKEATNLLVEYGSDPNETSSRGETALLLALESENAELTTILLDYGADPELRDMDGNTPLTRAISSGTLELVEILFDLPNHPPDIESRNGEGYSPLLLAVDMGHLEIAEYLVSKGADPKKKNSEGRTILHLTALHNDYEILDLFSENKEVRSLMENKDQDGNTPLLLSALYDSVECLERLLNLGADPLARNLSGKTAKEEADRMKFHHTLKVINKATITLLFRASSEGKTDTVEKILSNGYEAEVRDMLGRTPLLLAVKSGKTDLIELLVKNGASPYSTDKEGNSPLALAEASESPALHQIFKQFLNPEEGK
- a CDS encoding cation transporter dimerization domain-containing protein produces the protein MVFDFSDEYKETIQNILSERFSQVSKIYELKARSKGERKFLEFRLEFNKDIHPLEYPKILESLLDDLKQEFPYTEIIIYPNQR
- a CDS encoding LA_2444/LA_4059 family outer membrane protein, giving the protein MQTFLKLSASIFIGIFLFVSNPVYSQGKLPDPEALEKEADELEYQAGKSQVQAERRRLALLAAEKRKQAADVRNELHDQELSKPYNRPTFDIQFAALQSTWESEVLARQKNIGVNNYNTILSASGAYQNAQTTAAGAGVNPNLLNDSITSYSSPQGNTKTAFPIKLSYLNTAKTFGIEFNYLDLKIRPSYTTVDTASILSALAPVQYHSVQYRRLDYSLNFAWYMQTATGRIGVAVGARNLDIISSEYGVIPGNYGFGKSEEKAGGLGPQIGVRIFKNFNAFLLGHFKADYFRTLGHYNRNTQGVLNGITGPYILDTAPPGGLKENVLSRTGYEIDFGLSLLRSRWLKYTLGFQYTELISKVSGYNYNGNVFPGAPGDALFLNQVSKPLDQISTGSALQKEVHDKFYGIYLSLTLTI
- a CDS encoding DUF6580 family putative transport protein; amino-acid sequence: MSLSKNLVAFALLVLAVLSRFLPHLPNFTPVLAISIFGGVYLSNRWLAIALPLGIMLISDLVIGLHDMIPVVYGLFVVYAIVGMKIKDRLGLGSLAIAGLAGSVSFFVITNFFVWLTSGMYTFNAQGLVECYIAAIPFFKYSLLGDFAYISVLFGSYYLLEKNGFVASTQAA
- a CDS encoding AEC family transporter, which produces MSNFIVIGLCFLFGILIRTKGKFPSDSHKVINSFIISVSLPCMEFGPLRHASLDGNFLAFASMPWVLFGFGFLFFSFFGKLLNWKESTIVCLCLSAGLGNTSFLGIPLIESYYSKEGLPTVLIIDQLGTFLTLAIPGTYLGTKAKHALRSSETKSSLWKTLFTFPPFIALLVSMASRPISVPPELESAIARIGDTLIPLALFSVGYQLPGTIRINSEEPNAENPKRESDNSFRIRIPLLFGLIFKLIIGPILVWLCFGTFFHYSEKNVSADFFRNFKILVLESAMAPMITGSLLAAEWGLAPRLAVSLVGIGIPLSFLTTLGLYYLLENQAWTGTIFFGQ
- a CDS encoding TIGR00730 family Rossman fold protein, whose amino-acid sequence is MTQMKPAICVFCGSRPGKEPRYLQAAVFLGHLMASEGVGLVYGGATSGLMGAVADSVLEKGGSVIGVLPEFLSSKEIAHKEITELILVPTMHERKLLMYEKSIAFIALPGGIGTLEELVEVTSWNQLGVLSKPIGILNVNGFFDPLLQQLDHMVEEGFLDSQTREWIEVSADPEELFEKIIKRSRI
- a CDS encoding M23 family metallopeptidase → MVIRSFTAFILSISFCPIFADITQNCDKKNICSFIETENEETSVYLQAKNLIPGTHITVYTSIEGSNIETEPQSPISFVLNDSEKKKVLTFKKKENMEAPTSIAVLAVAYYGDLSAKHDETYVYTLPYEGKSWISVGYNSGEEHKGGGAYSLDFVLPEGTPLLAARDGIVVETEDKFTEGRRDPKLIDKANRIVIEHSDGTVAIYGHLKSKGVFVKPGEKVIAGQKIGLSGDTGFSTGPHLHFEVYKPEENRKKKSFATLFKTESEEKEYLSEENAYWTPDGKAPPGFPITNLEEFCISHSIPDPDKVASCPGKLQTKKKFYLSIPIYKSGPYTFKAEFISLKTKKASFTFQEKIPGGINFEAWEIQPVLSAGMYKIKFYIEEKEIGERSLQILP